DNA sequence from the Schistocerca americana isolate TAMUIC-IGC-003095 chromosome 2, iqSchAmer2.1, whole genome shotgun sequence genome:
ACACAAGCTAGTTTGACAGTCCTTTGTTACAGTGTCCATTACAGACATGACCACTCAACCCACAACATCTACGAACAAGCAGCTCACACAGCAAGTGAAGACGCTCACTCACTGTACCACCTTATAGATGTGATGGGTTCAAGATGTTCTCCCATCTGCACATATCGTACTAGTATCTCCCACAGTGTGATGTCCCAACCATTACTTACTACTAAACGTCACAAACTATCCTTCGTTGTCATCAAGCTTGGAAGTGTGacctgacatttcatttcataaaaatgTCATGTCAAATTTCAAGTCCTGTACCCCTGGCATGCTACCAAAGATGTGCCTCTACTCTTATCTGTAAAACTAACTTCCTGCAATTTTTTCTACACAAATTTTATAcaaagatttaataaaataaagCATTATTGAAAAAATGTTAATTAAATTAACTGCACTGATATAAAACATTGCACGTAACAAATTTACAAAAGTTATGATAACTTAATTGCGAATCATATAACCTTctaaaaaactgaaatttaaaaagtaaatacCACTGTTTACGGACCTACTGTACGCTGATTTTTGTATAATGTATAATAAAGAGGAGATCCGTCCACTTCCAGAAACTGAATATTCTTATAATTTTACTTTGCATTCCTCACCTATTTAGTGTTCTATCTACAAGATAATCCAATTCATCTGTTCTCACCAATAATTGAATATCTTTTTATaatctttaatttggtgaaactgtGTTCACAGTACAGTCACTGGCATTGTTATACATATCCACAAATTGCTTGATAAGCATGCCTTAAGCTGTGCTTTAAATGTCACTGCTCTTTGTAAGCTCTTTCACCTCGAACTTAAAAAGCAGGTAATTCGAAAATAGTCCGCTCTATTAATATCTCTGTTATATCTGGCAACAAAATCACCTGCACACTTTTCAAGATGTGAGAAAAATCTGTTTTCCATTTCACTTGCTATTGTATCAAATACTTCGAAGCATTCTATCTCAAAAAGTTTCCCTCCAGCTCTCAGTAAGAAATTGGAAGCCTTCAGAAGCAGCATACTTACTTCAGAAACCAGTCACGTACCTTTGAGACCCTACAATATCATAATGCAGCTGTAGCAAGAGCACTGTTGAACACAACATAACTATGAAGGCCGAACTGTGAGTTGAGGGCACTATTGTCACAGAAGCCACATTAGCGACAGAAGCAGAAAGTAGTTGGTTCCTTATGATGCTACACGGATGAAATGAGATTGTAGAAATTTATATTATAAGATATTTGGGGGAAATGTGTATAATCAAAGAACATTGTACAATAGAGACCAACTGAATGAGACAGAGCTGTTATTAAGACACTGACCCCATATTCGAGAGGATGGAATTTTTCCAgccattcttaatcatttcaagccattgccaggatagttccttcacCAGGGCCACAGCCGACCACCTGTTCTATCCTAATAAAAGCATTGTTATATATTCTATGTGTATGTATATTTTGAGCCATGTATTTTCATCACATTACTGACAAATCCTATATTGTTCTGAGATGATCTATGGATGGAATGAATGAATCAAATAACTATGACGACAGCATGCATGTACAGTCGTAGGCCAAGGGAAAGGCTTCTTTTAGTAGACAGAGGAAAGAAACACAAGGGTCAGGAGAACTCAGGTATCCCTCCCTGttaattattatcagtattttttttttatattcagtttTTGCACTCACTATGTGTCTTTGATATGGGCCTATATCAACACCCAGTTGGTATGGCCATGACCCTGATATGCTCAAAGTAATAGAAAATTTTCTTGATTTATATAGCATTCCAGAATCTGCGGAACGTACTCTGGCAACAAATACATCCTTCTAGGACTCTCACTAGGAACTGAGTTCACATGGGCCCATTTTTTGATGGTGCAAATAATATGTCTGGGTGGAGTGAGGAAGTGAAGGTAGACTTCAAGACAAGCCAAAGAGCTGTTAAACACACTGATTATGATAGCAAAAGTGTAGCCAGCAATCTTTAAAACATCATTCAGTGCCTTGTAACAATTTCAAACTTGCCTCAGGTCAACAATGACACAGTCAACACTCTGCCATCAGCTCTGCCTCTATGTTCATCAACACATGgctagaaaaattaatttttttggattTTCATGAAAGAATTTGTTTCCAGAACTGTGTAAACAAAAGCTACGTTCTGAGATTGTAAAATTTTTGGAGTCTACGAAGAAGCAAAGTAAATGTCTTCTCTTTCAAAGAAATTATGATTGTCTTTTATCCATTAAGATGTTATACACCGATTttctataataaaataataataacaataataataataataatagtaataacacagtactcaaagcaacagtcacatatgcaagtgaaacactctcattGAATCAAAAACTAGATTTACAATAAatcaagaaagtagagagaaagattatgagaaaaattctgggaccacAATATACACAAGATGGATATAGTCTGCAAACCATCAAGACAACATAAAAAGTATCAAAACATCAAAACTGACATCAGAAAGAGACAAATGAAGTTCTATGGACACCTAGACAGATTACCTGAAAACAAACCAAATGAAACttgatggcagattaaaactgtgtgccggaccgagaccctaGCTCAGACCAAAGGTCCcgcattcgagtctcggtccggcacacagttttaatctgacaggaagtttcatatcagcgcacactccactgcagagtgaaaatctcattctggaaacaaactaAATGTCTATTGGACTATGTGACATCCCTTAAAGCATCAATAActtgggtaactgaagttaagaaacatttgacaaaagcaaaaattgacataacaaacacatcagacagggATACATTCAGAGGTAAAATTGATAAGTGGAAATTTTTTCCAGAGGTGGAACCAAAAGCATATCGACCGAAGtggagaaaagaaagaaacaaagcctttggggagaaaatgaagaaatactgggcaaaTAAGAAGAACACTACCTGCTTATCATTCTCCATGGGCACATTTGCTAATGATAATGttaatgctaataataataataataataggtttaTCAATGGTCCAGGGttcatactgaattttttttttttaaaggacttttaagcaccttctttttaCTGACAATAGTTGCACTCAATGGTGTAGTAATGTCAAGAGTACAATAAACATGCACAAATAGATGATAACTTCAAAATACTATCACTACAATAAAATTCAGTAGTATCAACTTCATTGAACTTAGGCACATTCTTTAAAAACTTACCAACAATATACTTCACTGCATGTCTGCTTGATCTTTGATAAATGTTTTTCTTATTAAAGTAAGTATATCACATTTTATAGTACTATCTGCAGTTTCTGTCACACAAAAATGCAGAAAAGTAATTCCAAATGTGTAAATTTCAATGAAATTGAGAATGAATTGTCAATAAGAAACGCTTATAAGCactaaaaaataaatcaaaaaggcCATAGTATAGATAAAAAACAGGAAATCATAAAACATTTTTAAGTTCATCAGTTTTTTCCTTAATCTGGCTGTCTGATGCTTTAACCACTGTTTATTTTCATGAGCCTTTTTCCTTAGTACATTGGACTGTGAGCAGTATGAAATGTCCTTGTTTTTTCAGCAACCTCTGAAAGTTCATCAGCTGATTTGTGCAATGAAGAAATGTCAGAATCGAGGTGCATTGTTTTCCGCTTTAAACCTTCCAAATCATGTTGCAATCTTTGCTTCCTTTCTGATAGTGTCTTGGTGGTCTGCATCTGTTTTTGCACCTCAAGCCatgcatttttttttccttgcagaaGAAGTAGATGTCAACAAATCCTTAGGAATTTGTACATTTTgcactctcccacaaaatttaagGTGGTCTTTAACTTGTTGAAAAGCAACATAGGATCTTACTTTCAAATTACCTAGTTCTAGTCTTGATGATTGAGAATCCACTTTCTACTGTTGCCTGATCATGTGAACAGATTAATTTCTTCTTGCAAACCTTCCAGATTTCTTTGAAACCTCTTGAATACATATTCTTGTACCGGAAGTCGTCTAATCTCGAAATTTTAACATCAAAATCTCTGCATTCTTGATATGGAATTTGCTGTACAAAATCTCCAAATTCCTATTTTCCACTAAAACGTGGTCACTTTCAACCAGACTAGTCACTATTAACTTCATCTTTTTCTTGCATCCATCTTTATTGTAAAGAATAACATTTTGATCACGAAAGGCTGAATTACAGACAAAGGAATATTGTAATGAAGATTTTTCAAGAATACTTTTAACCATTTCCATAGTAAATGACTGTGCTTCATGTTTTAAGGTTAGAAcatctttcttggtaatcttttcaTCTTTAACCATGCTAGACAAAATTTTATATCCAATAAAACAAACTGACTCTACTTAATTCATCGAGTGAAATGGTTCCATTTCATAAGTAGCAAGCTTATCTGAGGAATCAATTTTCTTGGCATATTCTTTCTTCAGTAGGCCTATATGAAAATTGAGAAGATAACGGTTTACTAATTTTGTGAGGTCATTTGCGGCCCACGCCAACAGAAGGTTGACGTTACATTTTCACTAACTTATTCTTTACCACTGATGAAACaatcttatatgaatttgaagttGGTTTGGTAATTTTCTCCTTTTATGCATtagaaagaaacagagaaatgtTGCCCAAAATTTTCAGAGCCCTCAGAGCTGCAGGAAGACTTTCTAACCACCTAACGTGGCAAAATTTCAGGCCTACTTTCTTTGAATTTGAAAGTTCCGTGTATGTTTTGCAGACAAGTCATGAAATAAATAATGCGAACTTTTGAAGAAAGTATCTATGTCTCAATCACGAGTTTGAGCACCGTTTTCAAAAGAATGATGTAGGGTATGTAAGATGCAGGAGTCTAATTCCAATAATTTCTTCTCATGATCTTGTTTCATATTCTTCTGCagcatacgaggcgtgttttttaagtaagtaccgcgattggatatgggtgtgtgtgcaagtgtatacctgtccttttttccccctaaggtaagtctttccgctcccgggattggaatgactccttaccctctcccttaaaacccacgtcctttcgtctttccctctccgtccctctttcctgatgaagcaactgttggttgcaaaagcttgaattttgtttgtatgtttgtgtgtctatcgacctgccagcgcttttgttcggtaagtcacatcatctttgtttttagatatatttttcccatgtggaatgtttccctctattatatcaataattttatttttacataaaagccTGATGTATCTCCTTGCTGCTTTTGTGATGGCTTCAGAATTTGTGCCaattttcattttcaagtgcaCTTGCAAAAACAGATATTAATGCCTACACAAACTATTTTCTTGACCCTAAATGAAAATGTCAATTCTGGAGAACAGTGTTCTCACCATTGAAGTAATACTACAAGATGAGAATGCATGCAACAACATTTTGCAGTTATCTTCATCTGGATGCAAATTCAAACAGTTTGTGCTCTTGTCAGCTCAATAAGACAAGCTCATGGAGACACATTTTTCCACAAAAAGTTCATGTCTCCAAAATTTATTCTATTAGGAAGTTCCAAGAGTTCAAACATCAATAAACTACACATCCTCATAGGCattgcacaatacaagtttttctgAAAGACTGCAAGGCAACAAGAAAGGTGATGCTAAACAGAGCACACACACTACTGATGTTCTACATGCCATGGACAGAGGAACACCCACGTCACACGATGACCATATCTATGGCAAGGTTTCTGGTATATCTTGTATCTATGTCATCGTATCATGTCTCACAATGTTAGTAGTGCACCTCTTGGAGCAGACATTATCACTGTACTTCATCTTGTTTTGTGGTCTCCGAAAGCACTTAAGTTATGGTATAAGTATACATAACCCTCTTAAAAAATTGTTCAGTAAACTGTATATCTTTCACATAGTACTAGCCAGTGTTCACCTTTTAATCTCGCTGTAAGACAAGGTTCGAGATGAAGTTATCTTGTAACATAGTACAGTTAAGGGTACGCATTTGTAAATCAGTGTGGATAAAAAGTTTAAGATATCTATTTACAGTGCAATGTTCTTCGAGATTGCTGTCTCATCTTTGTAAACAGTGTATAAAAAACAATATCCTATAAGCTGTTCAGTACCTATCCTCTCCTATTCTCGTTTAACACGTGTGTATATATGACTAATGTTTGCGTTGTTGAAGTTGATTGGATCTACACCACTTACACAAGCAAATTACCAATAAAACATGAAGAATATAAAACACTATAAAGTGCTGTATGTGGGATAGCAGAAAACCactattgtttttttaaaaaaaaaaaacaaactctggatgttttataatcaattCTACACATTTCTCCATACAGTACATCCACAGTGCCATGTAGACGTACTGAGCAGGTACTCAAATGAGATGTAGTGACTCCAAGATGTGGGAACCTGaacccctccatactgcatccaactGATGCCACAAAGCAGATGATGCAACAGTAGCCAGTAAGCACTGGATGGCCCATCATGGTCAGAATGCACACCTGGTATATTTCTGACATGCATTAATTCTTTCACCTTTGGCAATGCTTGGTGCAAGTGAAACACATCAAGCTGCACTGTGATTTGGATTACACTTAGCATTGTAGATGATTACGTAAGTAAATTCAAAGATCAAGAAGCACGTGCATGGAAATTCTATTCTTATGAAAGCAGTACAATGTTAAAAACCAACCTCCAAACTGAGGTCAGCTTATCTCTTACATGCATTTTTTCCTCCTTTCAATCCTTTTGTGAAGTATTTACATTTCTTAATTTATAGTCTGTTTTGTTGATCTTGTTTTTCTACCATCTTTGAATTGCATACAAATCTCTTGTATGCATTTCACACAGCATCACTGATCTGTTCTAATTAGGCAGCAAAATAGCAATGAACTTTACCAGCAAAAAACTACGAAGAGAACCCCCTGCTTGGTTTTCAATAGTTTTCCTCGATGTGTGTAtataatatgcatcaaaatatTGCGTTAAATATGGTGTTGAATGTAAACATTAGGCTATGCTATTTGaaattcacatttgttggctttgccaactaACAACCACGTTATTACCTTTCAACCCGACCTACACAGGCTATGCTACAGATTGGCCGACAACCAAGATTTCAGAGAGGATCCAATATCACATCCTAGTCCACTTTGCCTTATTGTGATACAACAATTGCATCTTTCATCCCTTGGTGTGAAGGCCCAACTGTTTTTCTACCTCTAAAGAATGACTTTGTTTAACAGAAGCTCTGCCTACTTTACTTGTGCACATGTCTCTCAACatcatgtggtgagtagcaatctatcctgctTCACATGGTTGTTATTTCATCCCTGATTTTTTACTATTTAAAATcgagaaaaattattattttttcattacatGTGTTACAGTTACAGTTCCACGACATACCATAATTCATATCAGTTGAGACACATGCTAGAAAGGTTGTAACAGATCTAAATCCACTTAAGTACAGAAACGGCAGGTGTGTGCATGTAAATTTTCTACTTGTTTACCAAAATCTGAAACAACATTGCTAGAAACATTCACTATACAAACAATATTGCTAATAGCACGCACAATTAGATAGACACGGAATTAAAAAACGAACTTTGCAAAACTGTAAGTTTTTGTGCAAATAGCCTGTACCAACTGTTTTTCAAACAAAAATAATGTATTTCTAGCTGATCTCGCCAACAAGCAGCCCATTTAAAGCAACATGtctactactgacagacacaaaatgGCATAGGAGTTGGGGAAACTGGTTTTGCTGTATATCAGTAAAACTTAATGGGATACAGGTTACAATATATTGTCCGTTGAAGTTTTGGGGTGTGCGCGGTAACAGCTTCACATAAGCCACAGAAATTATAATGAGGTGACAATATTCAATTTGTGAAAAGTACAGGTGGTGAAAAATAACATGGGAGAATTACTAGGTACGTCATCAGACATGTCAAAATCAAGATTGGTGAAATTTTTCATGAAGAATTTGATCACAACATAGAAATTATTGGAGGTGGTGATCTGCTATGGAAAAAGTTTTTGTTGAAAATGTTCCCATTATTTCTTCTAACTTCTTAGACTTCGCACTTATGTGATGCGATTCAGTTGGTTGTTGTTACAGCAAACATTCAATTCTGTACAGCTGTAGCTGTGTGTTAGATATACAGAATAAAGCCATCAACTTTGACCAGTGATGCAGGAAACATGCAACAAACAGCACAAACAACGTGGTGACTATAACGTTATAGCAGTTGTGATTTTTTTCGAATGGGGTAAGCTACGATTCATTCTGTCAACACAACCAGGTTCTTTTTAACATTTGCTGGCTTCACCAACTCTCAACCACACTGTTATCTTCCAACTTAACCTAGACCTTGGGCAAAGGTACAGATCAGTCAGTCAACACAACCAGGGTTGCGTCCCCGCCCACCCCGCCTCCCACTACTTTCATTGGCTTTGCCAACTAACAACAAAACTGTGAATATACACACCAAAACGTGCCTTCACAGTCTCAGCCATTAACATTATCTCACTGGTCAAAGCTGATTCGTATTGAATATTCCTCTTGACCGAAGATATTAATTGTACAATGCTGAGAAATTTAAAAGAATCATCACTGCATTGAATTACATGCAGTTTATAACCAGTACACTGAAAATTTCAAGCAAATGAAAGTTAAAGGAAACTACATAATGAGCATCCCTCTTTTTCTGGAATGCTTTGCAGAATACTTAAAACAGGGTGATGGAATCAATTTATCCACATCTGCTAGGATTTAGATGAAAAGCTTGACTGATCCACATTAGTTTATTTCAAATTAAAAATGTCAacatgttttataaaataaaaatcaacaaaCAAAACAAGTTACAGTTGATAACAATGACTTTGATTATGCATCCAGCCCCAAGGTTTCAAGCAATTCATCAATTTCCTTCAACTTGTTATTTGCTTCAATTGTTTCACTGATACTGGCAATGTGTGAGGTGATATGGTACCTGATGTCATCAACAATAGAAATACTGTCCGTCTCTTGTCGATGTTGAATATCCATTGCATCTTGTAAAATCATCTGATGTAATGATTTATTATTCCGCATTGTGTAAATGTTCTGTGCAATGAATTTTGCACACTGGTCTTCAAGTTGTGGTAAGCCAAGCAAACGTGCTGTGTGTAAGTATGCCATCACACATTCTGTGTTCAAATACTGACCCAACAATGCTGCACAAGACTTTTTTAGACCTGGTAACAAATACATGTCAGCAGCATGTAGAAGATCCAATAAAAGGTCAGGAGGAACATTGACAGCATTGGTATATATATAATACAATACTGCTGCAAGGACTTCCACAGGCACTCCATTAATTCTTATCACTGGAACATCAAACTCGGTATCAATATTCACTTCATTGAAATGATCCTTTCTCACTAAGGTGCTAAAATATTCACTCCGGCCACAAACAAACAATTTATGACAATAAAATGAACGCCCGTCAACGTATAAACACAAATCAGCAAAGTTTTGCGGTTCATAACAGCTTACAACGTCATCAGCCATTCTTCCAAAGTCTTCTTGAAGTTGACCGGTAAGCTCAGACGATTCTAACACAATAACTTTGACATGCATACCTGGTTTGACATATTCAGAAGAAGTAACTTTTTTAAGTGCTTTCTTCAACTCTTCTTCCAGGACAAACAGCTTGCAATTGGAACTCAGAAGAATACAATCATCCACAGAGTCCAGGTGGGTTTCTAAACGTCCTGTGTACAAGTATTGTATCAGTGCTCTAAAAGCGTTCGACTTTACTAAACTGTTCTTAATAGTCACAACTTGTCTATCTTGCCATTTGGCTCTAAACTTGTCGCAAAAGTATGCTGATCTTGAGGAAAGTATACATTTGTGCAAATGAAACTCTTCGTCGTGAACAACAAATGTTACATCGCTGTATTCACTACACTGCAAAAGGCGGCGCAAGAATTCGTCATAATAATCACGTCGCATCGTACGACTGGACAGAACTCTGTAACTTCGTAGCTTTTCCGATATTTCGTCAGTAAGTGCTGCATAAACACAACGCTCTCCATCAAAAGTATTGGCATCACAATGAGCACCATTCATTAGCAACAAGTCAACCACCTGACTGTGACCACAGAGACAAGCATAATATAACGGAGTACTATCCCATTCGTCTCTAACATTTGGATCGATGTCAGTGTTTTCTAGTAAGTACTTCACTCGCGTTGCATTTCCTTGTTTACAACATCTGAACAGTTCTTCTCTCATTATCAATACCTTATATTTACTACAAACATCACTGTGTAAACCGCACACTGTCTATCTTCCTCCTCCGAACTACTTTGACGTCAATGAAGTCCAGTGCGCATAACATCGCATTGTCAGCAGGTGTAGAACTCTAAATGACATTGTTATGCTAATTTAAGAATATTTGaatgaagttttggaaacagagaAGTAAAGTACGTAGAATAACCTACACCAAACTGTTCTGCTCGGAATAAATTTACAGAATATAATTTACCCCTCACTATATGAAAATCGCTGGTTCAGATAAACTATGGACTACGTAAGATAATTTCAGTACCTAGAAGACAGATATTAATGTTTCTCCGGCACAGATGTGCTTttttaagaaagaagaaaatacattaaTAATTTCAGTATACTTAGTTAACACTGACGTTGCATTTATGTGAAAATGACCCAATCGCTGTACTACTCTcatcaaagcagagacagtggTTTCTGTGGATTCATGGTTGGCGTAACGCATTGGAAATGCCGAGTCAAGAAATAGTAACCTCAAAAGTAGTAGTACACCCATTAGTGTTACTAAGTGTTGTGGACCATTTTAATCGAATGGGAAAAATTGGAAACCAGGAGAGAGTGGTGGGTGTGTTATTAGGATCATGGAGAGCGAAAGGAGTTCTCGACGTCTCCAATAGCTTTGCAGGTTAGTCATCTAATTGTAAGAAACTTGTACTGAAAGAAGTAATGAGGTCTATGATAGCAGTCATTATTATCTAGTGAAGGGTCGGAGAAATAAAAGTGCGTAGAGGAATAACAAACTGCCTGTAGATACGATTCAAAAGAGTTGTCAGAATTGACCTACTGCTTACGCTTACAGTTATTGTAGGCGTCTGGAACGCTCTCTGTTCTGTTCAATCACTGGTAATCAGTTTGCTGCTTCCTTGCTTTCATTGCACACGTAAGGCGCAGATGTTCTTGAGTTTTGTAAGAGAGATACTCCAGTTGGTTGACTAACGTGAAATCAAGGAACGACTTTGTCATATTACAACAGTGGCATCCTATTTAAGTGGCAACACACACTGTATCTAATGTTCTGTTTTCGATTTTAGTTTTTAGACCTAAATATTACATACAAACTATTAGTTCCGTTCCTAGTTTCTTTTAGAAAACCGTAATACTTTCATTTATAACACTCAGCTGCGATTGGAACTTGATTTATTGCTTCTTGAACCAGTGAAAGTAAATTAAAGCTTCCTGCTGGAAAGGGACTTTATCAGTGGACAATCGGCTCCAGACTTTTGCGACCTGACTCCGTTAATCAAAAATCGTTTGTATTGTTTTCCGTAACCAGACGACCACAAACAAAAACGACTCTAGTCTTGGAAATTCGTTTATTGGCGGGCATTATCAACTGTTGCATGTGGACACACAGTAGCATATCAGTGACACAGATGGGATTATGAGAGAAAGGGGAGGTACACTCTTGCATATGGGCTGTTTTGATATTTTAAAGGTGTATATTAAGCTGTCATGTGAATCTCCGGTATCTAAGTATTTCAGTTGTAATCTTAGGTTAGGATCTACATAATTCAATAACAACTCGAAATGTATAGCTTTCATTTAGGGAAAAAattatgtatataatttatgaATAGGCCCAAGTTCCGATTTAGATTTAAGATATTTTGCCCCACCACAATGCtccccacatttaaaaaaaaagttcatccACGAGTgttgtttcttcatcttcttctggtgATCaatttgcagtaaaataaatgctaaATGTGTGATGACTGCTAAATCCTCTTGTTCCCTGTTAATATCAACTGGTGAAATTTTAGCTAAAAGGCACCTTAAAACAACAAAATGAGAGCAGCCTTGACAAGTTATCAGAACCACTGCAATTCCACAGGCCGAAACAGTTGCCCCAGTCTCATGATTAATTAAGGATGAGAGGAGGCACTCAGATCCGTTGGCAACCAACATCAGTTGGCTGTTGTTCGTTGGCTTTCAGTGACATCCTGTGTACGCATCTTAAGACTCTAAAGTGCAGGGTCAACTGCTGTCTCGTCTGGCTTTTCAAATCATGGGGCCACATGTGCCACACCTAGTGTTGTTTCAGGTGTTACTGTTCTGCCCTTGAAAATTTAAGTTTATTGGAGATGGCAATACAAGGCCTCACTGGGAGATAAAACATTCTTGTCCAACTTCATGAGTGGGGACTACACAAATGTCTGCCTCTCTTTATTCAATTCCTCCTTGAGTACAGTCGCTTCTGCTATCTCATTGTTGATTGCTTGTctgactcccggcggggtcagggattttcacctgcctcgagatgactgggtgtttgtgttgtcctcatcatttcatcatcatccaggaaagtggcgaaattggactgagcaaagattggataattgtacgggcgctgataaccacgcagttgagcgccccacaaaccaaacatcatca
Encoded proteins:
- the LOC124595294 gene encoding ankyrin repeat and BTB/POZ domain-containing protein 1, yielding MREELFRCCKQGNATRVKYLLENTDIDPNVRDEWDSTPLYYACLCGHSQVVDLLLMNGAHCDANTFDGERCVYAALTDEISEKLRSYRVLSSRTMRRDYYDEFLRRLLQCSEYSDVTFVVHDEEFHLHKCILSSRSAYFCDKFRAKWQDRQVVTIKNSLVKSNAFRALIQYLYTGRLETHLDSVDDCILLSSNCKLFVLEEELKKALKKVTSSEYVKPGMHVKVIVLESSELTGQLQEDFGRMADDVVSCYEPQNFADLCLYVDGRSFYCHKLFVCGRSEYFSTLVRKDHFNEVNIDTEFDVPVIRINGVPVEVLAAVLYYIYTNAVNVPPDLLLDLLHAADMYLLPGLKKSCAALLGQYLNTECVMAYLHTARLLGLPQLEDQCAKFIAQNIYTMRNNKSLHQMILQDAMDIQHRQETDSISIVDDIRYHITSHIASISETIEANNKLKEIDELLETLGLDA